A section of the Telopea speciosissima isolate NSW1024214 ecotype Mountain lineage chromosome 3, Tspe_v1, whole genome shotgun sequence genome encodes:
- the LOC122653693 gene encoding mitochondrial carrier protein CoAc1-like isoform X1 has product MGSSQGSALSGNVAEFVDGSSARGEVFFLDSLPIYVKELIAGGAAGAFAKTAVAPLERIKILLQTRTEGFHSLSVYQSLKKLLKHEGVLGFYKGNGASVLRIVPYAALHFMTYEQYRCWILNNYSALGTGPFIDLLAGSAAGGTAVLCTYPLDLVRTKLAYQVMDTRRSFGNGVSNYHMQPAYHGIKDVFRSVYKEGGVRALYRGVGPTLIGILPYAGLKFYIYEVLKKQVPEEHQKSVVMRLSCGALAGLFGQTFTYPLDVVRRQMQVQGLRPSIQRGDPGYKSTMEGLATIINNQGWRQLFAGLSINYLKIVPSVAIGFTAYDMMKVWLRVPPRQKSPSVSA; this is encoded by the exons ATGGGTTCTTCTCAAGGTTCTGCTTTGTCGGGAAATGTAGCAGAGTTCGTTGATGGTTCCTCTGCTCGTGGAGAGGTTTTCTTCCTTGATTCTTTGCCCATTTATGTCAAGGAGTTAATTGCCGGAGGCGCTGCTGGTGCATTTGCAAAGACTGCAGTTGCTCCTTTGGAGCGGATTAAGATACTCTTGCAG ACAAGAACTGAAGGATTTCATTCTCTTAGTGTCTACCAATCCCTGAAGAAGTTACTGAAGCATGAAggtgttttaggattttataa AGGAAATGGTGCGAGTGTTCTTCGGATTGTTCCATATGCAGCTTTACATTTCATGACATACGAGCAATATCGATGTTGGATATTGAACAACTATTCTGCACTGGGAACTGGACCTTTTATAGATCTATTGGCTGGTTCAGCAGCTGGAGGAACAGCAGTGTTGTGCACATACCCCTTAGACTTGGTTCGAACAAAACTGGCTTATCAG GTGATGGACACCAGAAGAAGTTTTGGGAATGGTGTGAGTAATTACCATATGCAGCCTGCATATCATGGTATAAAAGATGTTTTCAGGAGTGTTTACAAGGAAGGTGGAGTGCGTGCTTTATATAGGGGTGTAG GTCCAACACTTATTGGTATCCTCCCCTATGCTGGTCTGAAGTTCTACATATATGAGGTACTGAAGAAGCAGGTCCCTGAAGAACACCAAAAATCTGTTGTAATGCGCCTTTCCTGTGGTGCTTTAGCTGGGCTATTTGGGCAGACCTTCACATACCCACTGGATGTAGTTAGGAGACAAATGCAG GTCCAAGGCCTGCGACCATCCATTCAGCGAGGAGATCCTGGATACAAGAGCACAATGGAAGGGCTTGCTACCATCATCAATAATCAGGGATGGAGACAATTGTTTGCTGGTCTGAGCATTAACTATTTAAAG ATAGTTCCTTCTGTGGCCATTGGTTTCACGGCGTATGATATGATGAAGGTTTGGTTACGTGTGCCACCGCGTCAGAAATCTCCATCTGTTTCAGCTTGA
- the LOC122653693 gene encoding mitochondrial carrier protein CoAc1-like isoform X2, translated as MGSSQGSALSGNVAEFVDGSSARGEVFFLDSLPIYVKELIAGGAAGAFAKTAVAPLERIKILLQTRTEGFHSLSVYQSLKKLLKHEGVLGFYKGNGASVLRIVPYAALHFMTYEQYRCWILNNYSALGTGPFIDLLAGSAAGGTAVLCTYPLDLVRTKLAYQVTRRSFGNGVSNYHMQPAYHGIKDVFRSVYKEGGVRALYRGVGPTLIGILPYAGLKFYIYEVLKKQVPEEHQKSVVMRLSCGALAGLFGQTFTYPLDVVRRQMQVQGLRPSIQRGDPGYKSTMEGLATIINNQGWRQLFAGLSINYLKIVPSVAIGFTAYDMMKVWLRVPPRQKSPSVSA; from the exons ATGGGTTCTTCTCAAGGTTCTGCTTTGTCGGGAAATGTAGCAGAGTTCGTTGATGGTTCCTCTGCTCGTGGAGAGGTTTTCTTCCTTGATTCTTTGCCCATTTATGTCAAGGAGTTAATTGCCGGAGGCGCTGCTGGTGCATTTGCAAAGACTGCAGTTGCTCCTTTGGAGCGGATTAAGATACTCTTGCAG ACAAGAACTGAAGGATTTCATTCTCTTAGTGTCTACCAATCCCTGAAGAAGTTACTGAAGCATGAAggtgttttaggattttataa AGGAAATGGTGCGAGTGTTCTTCGGATTGTTCCATATGCAGCTTTACATTTCATGACATACGAGCAATATCGATGTTGGATATTGAACAACTATTCTGCACTGGGAACTGGACCTTTTATAGATCTATTGGCTGGTTCAGCAGCTGGAGGAACAGCAGTGTTGTGCACATACCCCTTAGACTTGGTTCGAACAAAACTGGCTTATCAGGT CACCAGAAGAAGTTTTGGGAATGGTGTGAGTAATTACCATATGCAGCCTGCATATCATGGTATAAAAGATGTTTTCAGGAGTGTTTACAAGGAAGGTGGAGTGCGTGCTTTATATAGGGGTGTAG GTCCAACACTTATTGGTATCCTCCCCTATGCTGGTCTGAAGTTCTACATATATGAGGTACTGAAGAAGCAGGTCCCTGAAGAACACCAAAAATCTGTTGTAATGCGCCTTTCCTGTGGTGCTTTAGCTGGGCTATTTGGGCAGACCTTCACATACCCACTGGATGTAGTTAGGAGACAAATGCAG GTCCAAGGCCTGCGACCATCCATTCAGCGAGGAGATCCTGGATACAAGAGCACAATGGAAGGGCTTGCTACCATCATCAATAATCAGGGATGGAGACAATTGTTTGCTGGTCTGAGCATTAACTATTTAAAG ATAGTTCCTTCTGTGGCCATTGGTTTCACGGCGTATGATATGATGAAGGTTTGGTTACGTGTGCCACCGCGTCAGAAATCTCCATCTGTTTCAGCTTGA